Proteins co-encoded in one Quercus robur chromosome 8, dhQueRobu3.1, whole genome shotgun sequence genomic window:
- the LOC126695403 gene encoding uncharacterized protein LOC126695403 has protein sequence MESNPDSTALAQQVQALAATIEELTRQNQEMKLRLQQVQQAQQEENRSKGNMEGEGDSQQRETPRRPTTPDEQNSDLLREMRKEMDELRSAIKEKTDRSVDKMVRATDSPFTAAVLDCPVPSKFRLPQLEPFDGLKDPQDHLNTFKTTLGLQQPPDEILCRSFPTTLKGAAREWFTKLPNSSIDNFDQLSSAFLRHFIGGQRPRRPVDYLLTIRQGEKETLRSYVKRFTRETLEVDEADDKVQLTTFKAGLKSRDLVASLAKNPPKTMAEMLLKAQKYMNAEDALAAIKDTERLGEKSKREDDRRGQKRDRPERRNSDGNRRRDDKNPRQVKFTPLVMPVDKIFTQIKDEHYLKWPRPLHSSPNVRDKNKYCRFHRDHGHNTEDCRDLKEQIEELIRKGKLQKFVKKGEYSKFRDDNRTQKESFNRDDDHTSQHPRKVIGEINTITGGPFSGGSFRSLRKACYRQVNSVHAIPPSKYQRTYQDMSFNEGDARGVKQPHNDPLVIVLNIEGFNTRRILVDNGSSADVIYLPAFQQLKLDPKRLRPFDSPLVSFSGDRVYPRGIVTLTVTAGTYPLQLTKQVDFLVVDCPSSYNVIIGRPTLNKWKAATSTYCLKVKFPTDDGVGEVKGDQVLARECYQAVLARKENHTWTIEEKEEDGVETLEAVELVEGNADRTTRIGTTLSPEMRTRLIKFLKGNLDVFAWSHEDMPGISPEIIQHRLNVDANRKPVQQRRRTFAPERDQAVAEEVTKLLTAGFIREVYYPEWLANVVLVKKPNGKWRMCVDFTDLNKACPKDSFPLPRIDQLVDSTAGHKLLTFMDAFSGYNQIKMAEEDQEKTAFITSQGLYCYKVMPFGLKNAGATYQRLVNKMFNQQIGRNMEVYVDDMLVKSKEELAHLDDLKETFATLRKHRMKLNPSKCVFGVASGKFLGFMVSQRGIEANPEKVQAIIDMAPPKTVKDVQKLTGRIAALNRFVSRATDKCLPFFKTLKQAFAWTDECEAAFQELKRYLSSPPLLSPSKGGENLYLYLAVSASAVSVALIREEGKKQLPVYYVSQAFQGAEFRYPRIEKIAFALIVASRKLRPYFQSNPILVMTDQPIKKSMNKPEAAGRMVQWAIELSQFDIEYHPRVAIKAQALADFIAEFTLPDEEGTTDEVDKWTIQTDGSSAQKRGGVGVVITTPDGEVMKYGVQLEFPATNNEAEYEGILTALRLGKALGAKNLLVQSDSKLVIGQISGEYEAKEERMQKYLKLTRILTQEFDTVDFVQIPRNQNIEADEVSKLASSEVGMTSADVAIEIQKCPSIEEVAVLTTQSTNTWMTPLISFLRDGHLPQNTDEARKVRKRAARFTILNDVLYKRGFSMPYLKCVNEDEAKYILEEVHGGVCGDHAGPRSLVNKVIRAGYFWPTMQGDAANLVRRCNRCQRYGNVQRLPAEKMTTISSPWPFAQWGIDIVGPLPQGKGQVKFLLVAIDYFTKWVEAEALATITEARIRSFVWKNIICRFGIPLTIISDNGKQFDSQGFREFCSNLGIKNQFSSPGHPQANGQTEVTNRTLLKIIKTKLDEAKGAWPEELPNVLWAYRTTARTPTGETPFRLTYGSEAVIPVEVGVTSIRRGAFREGLNDEGLRFNLDCLDEIRDNASSRMTKYQKKMAEYYNKRVKLRRLAIGDLVLRKVTIATKDQTQGKLGPT, from the coding sequence atggaatccaacccagattCAACGGCCTTGGCTCAGCAAGTTCAAGCCCTGGCAGCCACCATTGAGGAACTCACCAGGcagaaccaggaaatgaagctgcGGCTCCAGCAGGTTCAACAAGCTCAACAGGAAGAAAACCGGTCCAAGGGTAACATGGAGGGAGAGGGGGATAGCCAACAGAGGGAAACCCCCCGGAGACCAACTACTCCGGACGAACAGAACTCAGATCTTCTTcgggaaatgaggaaagagatggacgaaTTAAGGAGTGCTATCAAGGAAAAGACAGACCGAAGTGTAGACAAGATGGTAAGGGCTACAGATTCGCCCTTCACTGCAGCGGTACTTGATTGCCCTGTGCCGTCAAAATTTCGCCTGCCTCAATTAGAACCATTCGACGGACTCAAGGACCCTcaggatcatcttaatacctttaagacgactctgggccttcaacaaccacctgacgagatatTATGCCGCTCCTTCCCTacgactctcaaaggagctgcaagagagTGGTTTACTAAGTTGCCAAACTCGTCCATAGACAACTTCGATCAGCTAAGTAGTGCTTTCCTGCGTCACTTCATAGGGGGACAACGCCCAAGGAGACCAGTAGATTACTTACTCACCataagacagggagagaaggagactttgaggtcatatgtcaagcgattcacccgggaaactctggaggtggacgaagctgatgacaaggtgcaACTGACGACCTTCAAGGCAGGGTTGAAATCCAGAGACCTTGTAGCCTCTCTTGCCAAAAACCCCCCGAAGACAATGGCAGAGATGCTCCtgaaggcccaaaaatacatgaACGCGGAAGACGCTCTAGCTGCCATAAAAGATACCGAGAGGCTAGGAGAAAAGTCCAAGAGGGAAGACGACCGCAGAgggcaaaagagagacagaCCAGAACGTCGGAACAGTGACGGGAATAGAAGGAGAGATGACAAAAATCCTCGTCAGGTAAAATTTACTcctttggttatgcctgttgacaagattttcacgcagatcaaggacgagcattatctcaaatggcccaggcCATTACACTCGTCCCCCAACGTacgtgacaagaacaagtattgccggttccacagagaccacggccacaacaccgaagattgcagagacctgaaggaacaaatagaggagttaatacggaaaggaaagttgcagaaatttgtaaagaaaggagaatatagcAAGTTCAGAGACGACAACAGGACTCAAAAGGAATCCTTCAATCGGGATGATGACCATACATCCCAACATCCACGCAaagtgatcggggagataaacacgatcACGGGAGGACCATTCTCAGGAGGGTCATTCAGATCGCTTAGAAAAGCATGCTACAGACAGGTAAACAGCGTCCACGCCATTCCTCCGTCCAAGTACCAACGAACATACCAAGATATGTCCTTTAATGAAGGAGACGCCAGGGGAGTGAAGCAGCCTCACAACGATCCCCTGGTCATAGtgctgaatatagaagggttcaataccaGAAGGATCCTTGTTGACAACGGAAGCTCAGCGGATGTCATCTACCTCCCAGCCTTCCAGCAGTTGAAGTTAGATCCAAAAAGGCTCCGCCCTTTTGACTCTCCGCTggtcagtttcagtggagacagggtCTACCCCAGGGGTATAGTGACTCTGACGGTGACAGCAGGGACCTACCCGTTGCAGTTGACCAAACAAGTAGATTTCCTGGTTGTAGATTGCCCCtcgtcctacaatgtcatcattgggaggcctaccctaaacaagtggaaggcaGCAACGTCCACAtactgtttgaaggtgaaattcccaacagacGATGGTGTAGGTGAAGTGAAGGGTGATCAGGTCCTGGCAAGGGAGTGCTACCAGGCCGTACTGGCAAGAAAGGAGAACCACACGTGGAcgatagaagaaaaagaggaagacggAGTGGAGACCCTGGAAGCAGTGGAGTTGGTAGAAGGAAATGCGGACAGGACAACCAGGATAGGGACGACGCTAAGCCCTGAGATGAGAACGAGACtcataaaattccttaaagGGAATcttgatgtctttgcatggagtcacgaggacatgccaggcataTCTCCAGAGATCATCCAGCATAGACTGAATGTGGACGCCAACAGGAAGCCCGTTCAGCAACGACGAAGAACTTTCGCTCCAGAGCGGGATCAGGCAGTAGCAGAAGAGGTAACCAAACTCTTGACGGCTGGATTCATCCGGGAGGTATACTACCCAGAATGGCTCGCCAACGTCGTCCTGGTGAAGAAAccaaatggaaagtggagaatgtgtgtagacttcactgacttgaataaagcatgcccaaaggacagcttccctctaccaaggATAGACCAACTCGTGGACTCTACCGCTGGACACAAGTTGTTgacgttcatggacgccttctcagggtacaaccagataaagatggctgaagaagaccaagagaagaccgccttcatcaccagccagggactctattgttataaggtgatgccttttgggttgaaaaatgctggagctacatatcagaggttggtaaacaaaatgttcaacCAACAAATTGGCAGAAACATGGAGGTATATGtagacgatatgctcgtcaaaAGTAAGGAAGAGCTCGCTCATCTGGACGATCTGAAGGAGACTTTTGCAACCCTGAGAAAACACCGgatgaagctgaatcctagcaaatgtgtttttggggtagcctcgggaaaattcctgggattcatggtgtcccagagaggaatagaagccaATCCAGAAAAAGTACAAGCTATCATTGACATGGCTCCACCCAAGACCGTCAAGGATGTACAAAAACTTACGGGAAGGATAGCAGCtttaaacaggttcgtctctaggGCCACAGACAAATGCTTGCCCTTTTTCAAAACTCTCAAGCAGGCATTTGCTTGGACTGACGAGTGCGAAGCAGCGTTCCAAGAGTTGAAGCGATATCTGAGCAGTCCACCTCTCCTGAGCCCGTCCAAAGGAGGGGAGAACCTATATTTGTACCTGGCAGTATCAGCTTCGGCAGTCAGCGTagccttgattagagaagaaggcaagaagcaACTCCCGGTGTACTACGTCAGCCAGGCCTTTCAAGGAGCTGAGTTCAGGTACCCAAGAATTGAAAAGATTGCGTTCGCGCTTATAGTAGCCTCGCGCAAGCTCAGACCGTATTTCCAGTCaaatcctatccttgtaatGACGGACCAGCCaatcaagaaatcaatgaacaaaccggaagcagcagggagaatggtccaatgggCAATCGAACTCAGccaatttgacatcgagtaccatccaAGAGTAGCCATCAAGGCACAAGCTCTGGCTGACTTCATCGCCGAATTCACTCTTCCAGACGAAGAAGGAACTACTGACGAAGTTGATAAATGGACAATACAGACAGATGGTTCGTCGGCCCAAAAgagggggggagtaggggtcgtcataacTACCCCCGACGGAGAAGTGATGAAGTATGGAGTTCAACTGGAATTCCCAGCCACCAAtaatgaagccgaatatgaaggaatattgacggCCTTGAGGCTTGGAAAAGCTCTTGGTGCCAAAAATTTGCTGGTCCAGAGTGATTCAAAGCTGGTGATCGGGCAGATCAGTGGAGAGTACGAGGCAAAGGAggaaaggatgcagaaataccttaAACTGACGAGGATTTTAACTCAGGAGTTCGACACAGTGGATTTCGTCCAGATACCAAGAAACCAGAATATTGAAGCTGACGAAGTGTCGAAACTAGCGTCGTCAGAAGTAGGAATGACAAGCGCAGACGTGGCAATAGAAATTCAGAAATGCCCAAGTATTGAGGAGGTGGCAGTGCTCACCACCCAGAGCACAAACACCTGGATGACGCCCTTGATATCCTTCCTCCGAGACGGACACTTACCTCAGAATACTGATGAAGCCAGAAAGGTCAGAAAGAGAGCGGCTAGGTTCACGATCCTAAATGACGtcttgtacaagagaggcttctctatgcccTACCTGAAGTGCGTCAACGAGGACGAGGCCAAATACATCCTAGAAGAGGTACACGGAGGAGTCTGTGGCGACCATGCCGGCCCCAGATCCCTAGTAAACAAGGTGATAAGAGCGGGGtacttttggccaaccatgcaggggGATGCTGCTAACCTCGTCAGAAGATGCAACAGATGCCAGCGGTACGGGAATGTACAACGGCTTCCAGCAGAGAAGATGACGACCATATCCTCCCCATGGCCATTCGCGCAATGGGGAATCGACATCGTCGGTCCTctgccccaaggtaaaggtcaggtaaagttccttctagttgctattgactatttcacaaaatgggttgaagcagaggctcTAGCAACCATCACTGAGGCTCGGATCCGGAGCTTCGTGTGGAAAAACATtatctgcaggttcgggatcccTTTGACGATCATATCCGATAATGGGAAGCAGTTCGATAGCCAAGGCTTCAGAGAGTTCTGCTCGAACCTCGGGATCAAGAATCAATTCTCATCCCCGGGACACCCCCAGGCAAatggacagacggaagtaacAAACAGGACGTTGCTCAAGATAATCAAAACCAAGCTGGACGAAGCAAAAGGTGcctggcccgaagaattgcctaATGTCttgtgggcatacaggactacagccagaaccccgacaggagagacacccttcaggcttacctaCGGCTCAGAAGCAGTGATCCCAGTAGAAGTTGGAGTAACAAGCATCAGGCGAGGAGCTTTCAGAGAAGGACTCAATGACGAGGGGCTGCGGTTCAACCTGGATTGCTTGGATGAAATAAGAGACAACGCGTCCAGTCGAATGACAaagtatcaaaagaaaatggcCGAGTATTACAATAAGAGGGTCAAACTCAGGCGTCTGGCCATAGGGGACCTCGTCCTTCGCAAAGTCACTATAGCTACTAAAGACCAGACTCAAGGGAAGCTGGGCCCTACATAG